One window from the genome of Rhodobacteraceae bacterium S2214 encodes:
- a CDS encoding mechanosensitive ion channel, producing the protein MDPQVILEQFLGYLDQGIALAKSWLLSPAAWSQFGLLIASYLLARLVNRIVAPKLTNLLTPPAESANIFAKARRFVLQFLPLILPLLAYAFTAMGEAVVTAMFGAGPVIGFGKRVFLFLAIRAFVKDILTDPFLHLLGKFVLIPVGALYALGILDPVIILLGEARVSIGNIGFSALALVRGVIAGSLLFWLGHWSNSQSSAFLDRQEMRPAIRQLTVKTAEFVIFGIAFLLLMNIMGIDLGTLAVLGGAIGVGLGFGLQKIASNFISGVILLIEGQATVGDYVELDGGEAGTIIKMTARATILETYDGRWIVIPNEDFITTRVVNYSDSGSANRLEVPFSVSYDTDINRVPDLIEAAVAAHPNVLTAPERPDCELRGFGDSGIDFAVEFWVEGIDDGVNKYTSDVLFVVWNTLKENGIEIPYPHRVVEIKGQMPV; encoded by the coding sequence ATGGATCCGCAAGTTATTCTCGAACAATTTCTCGGCTATCTTGATCAGGGCATTGCGCTTGCAAAAAGCTGGTTGTTGTCGCCTGCCGCATGGTCCCAGTTTGGCCTGCTGATCGCGTCCTACCTGCTGGCAAGACTCGTCAACCGGATCGTTGCGCCGAAACTGACAAACCTGCTGACACCCCCCGCGGAAAGCGCAAACATCTTCGCTAAAGCGCGACGCTTTGTGTTGCAGTTCTTGCCGCTGATCCTACCGCTTTTGGCCTATGCGTTTACCGCCATGGGCGAAGCTGTGGTGACAGCAATGTTCGGCGCGGGCCCTGTCATTGGCTTTGGTAAGCGGGTTTTCCTTTTCCTAGCGATCAGAGCATTCGTCAAAGATATCCTGACCGATCCGTTCCTGCACCTTTTGGGCAAATTCGTCTTGATCCCAGTCGGCGCGCTTTACGCGCTCGGGATTCTTGACCCAGTCATCATTTTGCTTGGCGAAGCACGTGTCAGCATTGGGAATATCGGCTTCAGCGCCTTGGCACTGGTTCGTGGCGTCATCGCCGGATCGCTTTTATTCTGGCTTGGACACTGGTCGAACAGCCAGTCATCCGCGTTTCTGGATCGTCAGGAAATGCGTCCAGCGATCCGCCAACTGACCGTCAAAACCGCCGAATTCGTGATCTTTGGCATCGCATTTTTGCTGCTGATGAACATTATGGGGATCGACCTTGGCACGCTCGCCGTCTTGGGTGGTGCTATTGGTGTTGGTTTGGGTTTCGGCCTGCAAAAGATTGCATCGAATTTCATCTCTGGCGTAATTTTGTTGATCGAAGGTCAGGCGACTGTCGGCGACTATGTTGAACTCGATGGTGGTGAAGCCGGCACCATCATTAAGATGACTGCGCGCGCGACGATTCTTGAAACTTACGACGGCCGCTGGATCGTTATTCCGAACGAAGATTTCATCACAACCCGCGTCGTAAATTATTCGGATAGCGGATCGGCCAACCGGTTAGAGGTGCCGTTTTCAGTGAGCTACGACACTGACATCAACCGTGTGCCCGACCTGATCGAAGCCGCCGTCGCTGCCCACCCGAACGTCCTGACAGCGCCTGAAAGACCTGATTGTGAACTACGCGGCTTCGGCGATAGTGGCATCGATTTTGCGGTCGAATTCTGGGTTGAAGGGATTGATGACGGTGTCAACAAATACACCTCAGATGTCCTGTTTGTTGTTTGGAATACGCTGAAAGAAAACGGTATCGAAATTCCTTACCCGCACCGTGTCGTCGAAATCAAAGGTCAGATGCCTGTATGA
- a CDS encoding TIGR03862 family flavoprotein translates to MTTALVIGAGPAGLMAADVLSQAEIDVTICDAMPSFGRKFLMAGKSGLNLTKDEPLDAYIARFGPLHPTMEAALRRFGPVEVMAWAEDLEQSIFTGSTGRVFPTAMKASPLLRAWLARLRAANVVFNSRWTWTGFQDGHSQFETPDGTKPIAADITILAMGGASWSKLGSTGAWAEHFDAVAPFKPANMGFQVAWSDHMTPFLGTPIKATALHAGRTSSRGEWVISRNGIEGGGVYDLSRKIRDGAPLHVDLFPDLSHQDVLSRVKKRRSKQSFPQFLKKTVRLSPIKTALFYEFTKGEDLNEAGKIADLLKALPVPILDPMPMDAAISTAGGLRISALDSHFMLRDQPGRFAAGEMLDWEAPTGGYLISGCLATGEAAARGALSWLKSI, encoded by the coding sequence ATGACCACCGCGCTTGTGATCGGGGCCGGACCTGCGGGTCTCATGGCTGCAGACGTGCTGTCGCAAGCAGAGATTGATGTAACGATTTGCGACGCAATGCCGTCATTCGGGCGCAAATTTCTGATGGCGGGAAAGTCAGGGCTGAACCTGACCAAAGACGAACCTTTGGACGCATACATCGCGCGTTTTGGCCCCCTACATCCGACTATGGAAGCGGCTTTGCGCCGTTTCGGCCCCGTCGAAGTCATGGCGTGGGCAGAAGACCTTGAGCAATCAATTTTTACAGGCTCAACAGGACGGGTTTTTCCGACAGCCATGAAGGCGTCGCCGTTGTTGCGGGCTTGGCTGGCGCGGCTTCGGGCCGCGAATGTCGTGTTCAATTCCCGCTGGACATGGACCGGATTTCAGGACGGCCATAGTCAATTTGAAACGCCAGATGGGACGAAACCAATTGCCGCAGATATCACAATTCTCGCGATGGGCGGCGCAAGCTGGTCAAAACTTGGTTCAACCGGCGCGTGGGCTGAACACTTTGATGCTGTGGCCCCATTTAAGCCTGCCAATATGGGATTTCAGGTTGCGTGGTCGGATCATATGACCCCCTTCCTTGGAACCCCAATCAAAGCGACAGCGCTGCATGCCGGTCGCACATCTAGCCGAGGCGAATGGGTCATATCGCGCAATGGTATCGAAGGCGGTGGCGTATACGATTTATCGCGCAAAATACGCGACGGCGCACCGCTTCACGTCGATCTTTTCCCTGACCTGAGTCATCAAGATGTGCTCAGCAGGGTCAAAAAACGCCGCAGCAAGCAGAGTTTCCCGCAATTTCTGAAGAAAACCGTACGGCTGTCCCCGATAAAAACCGCGCTGTTCTACGAATTCACGAAAGGTGAGGATCTGAATGAAGCGGGCAAAATCGCTGATTTACTCAAGGCTTTGCCCGTCCCGATCCTTGACCCGATGCCAATGGATGCAGCAATTTCGACGGCTGGTGGGCTGCGCATCTCTGCATTGGATTCCCATTTCATGTTGCGCGATCAGCCAGGTCGATTTGCTGCAGGCGAAATGCTGGACTGGGAAGCCCCGACCGGCGGCTATTTGATCAGCGGTTGCCTTGCGACAGGTGAGGCCGCCGCACGAGGCGCGCTTTCTTGGCTGAAATCAATTTAA
- the holA gene encoding DNA polymerase III subunit delta — protein MKLAGAAANGYFRNPDKTHTALLIFGADPMRVAGKRQEVIAALVGPNGDEEMRLTRIPGAELRKDPAILNDAIKAQGFFPGHRVAFVEDATDGVSKVIDAALADWQPGDAQVIVTAGQLTAKSALRKVFEGHRNAVAVGIYDDPPSRDDIEQSLRDAGLEVQSRDVMDALFALAGSLEPGDFRQTIEKVGLYKRGDATPISVEDVMANAPQSAEVDVDDVLEVVASGQADKLGPILRDLYAQGVAPVTLCIGAMRHFRQLHAAASDPGGAAAGVGRLRPPVFGPRRDKIVRQASNWGRDRLERALTALTDTDLQMRSSGATPDRALMERVLIRLAMMARR, from the coding sequence ATGAAGCTGGCTGGTGCCGCAGCAAACGGGTATTTTCGCAACCCCGACAAAACCCATACCGCACTGCTTATTTTTGGCGCAGATCCCATGCGCGTTGCGGGGAAACGGCAAGAGGTCATCGCAGCCCTTGTCGGGCCGAATGGTGACGAAGAAATGCGACTGACCCGTATCCCAGGGGCCGAACTACGCAAAGATCCTGCGATCCTGAATGATGCGATAAAGGCGCAAGGTTTTTTCCCCGGCCATCGCGTTGCGTTTGTGGAAGATGCGACAGACGGGGTGTCGAAAGTTATTGATGCAGCACTTGCGGATTGGCAGCCGGGGGACGCGCAGGTCATCGTCACAGCGGGCCAATTGACTGCAAAGTCTGCTTTGCGAAAGGTGTTTGAAGGTCACCGAAATGCGGTTGCGGTCGGGATATATGACGATCCACCTAGTCGAGATGATATTGAACAGTCGTTGCGGGACGCCGGGCTTGAGGTTCAAAGCAGGGACGTGATGGATGCCCTGTTTGCGCTCGCCGGATCGTTGGAACCGGGTGATTTTCGACAAACAATTGAAAAGGTCGGCCTGTACAAACGTGGTGATGCGACACCCATCAGCGTCGAAGACGTCATGGCGAACGCGCCGCAATCAGCGGAAGTAGATGTGGATGATGTGCTCGAGGTCGTGGCATCTGGGCAGGCGGATAAACTTGGACCAATCCTGCGGGACTTGTATGCGCAAGGCGTGGCCCCCGTGACCCTTTGTATCGGCGCGATGCGCCACTTTCGGCAATTGCATGCCGCTGCATCTGACCCGGGCGGTGCTGCTGCCGGTGTTGGACGCCTGCGTCCACCTGTCTTTGGGCCGCGTCGCGATAAGATTGTGCGCCAAGCCAGCAATTGGGGGCGTGACCGGCTTGAACGTGCGCTGACTGCACTGACGGACACTGATCTGCAAATGCGTTCGTCGGGCGCGACGCCTGACCGGGCATTGATGGAGCGGGTTTTGATACGACTTGCAATGATGGCACGTCGGTAA